From a single Hymenobacter sp. YIM 151500-1 genomic region:
- a CDS encoding enhanced serine sensitivity protein SseB, producing MGLFDFLKKKPEADPAPAPTPSPTPTEGAVSPAPESAKPAGPRYKGANYQMPDAPAPAPVPFIPPAPPISMPEQPAQLAPEQLAFQPTNILEQLLLQAAMDPQFRSPFYQALLGEEVYVVMAPKEGQEPGELTPQEGMEIQLQVLHDSKIPVFTSLERIYDNGAVPENSVTYLRLRGHDFFQMVQNADCALNPFSSLGKLLAADEIQALLAGQLFEAPAPQDMQVALSQPAEEPTALIEALRAYCAQQPHIQAVYLTQMHLQNAPNEAPRLLLGFHTEQQDPSFLQELGPVLQGNLTQAQFVDLMLIDPNSQEPLVQYLLQTTPVYQRA from the coding sequence ATGGGTCTGTTTGATTTCCTGAAGAAGAAACCCGAGGCCGATCCGGCCCCTGCTCCTACCCCGTCCCCCACCCCCACGGAGGGCGCCGTCTCCCCCGCCCCCGAGTCCGCCAAGCCTGCCGGGCCGCGCTACAAGGGAGCCAACTACCAGATGCCCGACGCCCCGGCACCGGCGCCCGTGCCGTTTATTCCGCCCGCGCCGCCCATTTCCATGCCCGAGCAGCCAGCCCAGCTCGCCCCGGAGCAGCTGGCCTTCCAGCCCACCAACATCCTGGAGCAGCTCCTGCTGCAAGCCGCCATGGACCCGCAGTTTCGCAGCCCCTTCTACCAGGCGCTGCTGGGCGAGGAAGTGTACGTGGTGATGGCGCCCAAAGAAGGCCAGGAGCCCGGCGAGCTGACGCCCCAGGAAGGCATGGAAATCCAGCTGCAAGTATTGCACGACAGCAAGATTCCGGTCTTTACCTCCCTGGAGCGCATCTACGACAACGGCGCCGTACCCGAAAACTCGGTAACCTACCTGCGCCTGCGCGGCCACGACTTCTTTCAGATGGTGCAGAACGCCGACTGCGCCCTCAACCCCTTCTCGTCCCTGGGCAAGCTGCTGGCCGCTGACGAGATTCAGGCCCTGCTGGCCGGGCAGCTGTTTGAGGCACCCGCCCCCCAGGACATGCAGGTGGCCCTGAGCCAGCCCGCCGAAGAACCCACTGCCCTGATTGAAGCCCTGCGCGCCTACTGCGCCCAGCAGCCCCACATCCAGGCCGTGTACCTGACGCAGATGCACCTGCAGAATGCCCCCAACGAGGCGCCGCGGCTGCTGCTGGGCTTCCACACCGAGCAGCAGGACCCCAGCTTCCTACAAGAGTTGGGCCCGGTTCTCCAGGGCAACCTCACCCAGGCCCAGTTTGTCGACCTCATGCTTATCGACCCCAACTCGCAGGAGCCGCTGGTGCAGTACCTGCTGCAAACCACGCCGGTGTACCAGCGGGCGTAA
- a CDS encoding alpha/beta hydrolase family protein produces MKKLPLLLALLLLFITARGQAPHSPAGLWQGALNLPTTQLRVQFRLTAREGGSLTGTISVPQQNLQDMPFSGVVVRADSVLATLEKLQARFRGRLSASGQELTGVWQQSGAQLPLALTRTSEAAVAAAAPRRPQLPVGPFPYRSEDVTFANPTANLSLAGTLTLPAGQGPFPAVVLVSGSGPQDRDETIFGHKPFLVLADYLTRRGFAVLRYDDRGVGQSQGTHAGATTADFTTDAQAALAYLRRHPGIKPRRVGMIGHSEGGLIVWQAAAQPAGPDVAVTLAGTGLPGTEVLLRQQTDLGRAAGLDTAALGQIRRVHTALFAEMRRLPATLSQDELRQQLATKLRQLYPSLSQDQALAQTKSIAGPWLRYFLLTDPAGSLRQVKCPVLALNGTKDLQVAADVHLPAIERALKAGGNRNVTVRALPGLNHLFQTAATGSEKEYATIEETFSPAALEIIGTWLAQHAK; encoded by the coding sequence ATGAAAAAGCTCCCTCTGCTCCTGGCGCTGCTGCTGCTGTTCATCACCGCCCGCGGCCAGGCTCCGCACTCGCCGGCGGGCCTGTGGCAAGGCGCCCTCAATCTGCCCACCACCCAGCTGCGGGTGCAGTTCAGGCTCACGGCGCGCGAAGGTGGGTCCCTGACCGGTACTATCTCGGTGCCCCAGCAAAACCTCCAGGACATGCCTTTCTCGGGTGTAGTGGTGCGAGCCGACAGCGTACTGGCTACGCTGGAGAAGCTACAGGCGCGGTTTCGGGGCCGGCTTTCGGCCAGCGGGCAGGAGCTGACGGGCGTGTGGCAGCAGAGCGGCGCCCAACTGCCCCTGGCCCTCACGCGCACCAGCGAAGCGGCCGTGGCGGCCGCGGCCCCGCGCCGGCCCCAGCTGCCAGTAGGGCCGTTCCCGTACCGCAGCGAGGACGTGACCTTCGCCAACCCCACCGCTAACCTCAGCCTGGCCGGCACGCTTACCCTGCCCGCCGGCCAAGGGCCTTTTCCGGCCGTGGTGCTGGTCAGCGGCTCGGGCCCCCAGGACCGCGACGAAACCATCTTCGGCCATAAGCCCTTCCTCGTGCTGGCCGACTATCTGACCCGCCGCGGCTTTGCCGTGCTGCGCTACGACGACCGGGGCGTGGGCCAGTCGCAGGGCACCCACGCCGGGGCTACCACCGCCGACTTCACCACCGATGCCCAAGCCGCGCTGGCTTACCTGCGGCGCCACCCCGGCATCAAGCCGCGCCGCGTGGGCATGATTGGGCACAGCGAGGGCGGGCTGATTGTGTGGCAGGCGGCTGCCCAGCCCGCCGGGCCCGACGTTGCCGTGACCCTGGCCGGCACGGGCCTGCCCGGCACCGAGGTGCTGCTGCGCCAGCAAACCGACCTGGGCCGGGCGGCCGGCCTGGACACCGCCGCCCTCGGGCAGATTCGGCGGGTGCATACGGCCCTGTTTGCGGAAATGCGCCGCCTGCCGGCCACGCTGAGCCAGGACGAGCTTCGGCAGCAGCTTGCCACCAAGCTGCGCCAGCTCTACCCCAGCCTGAGCCAGGACCAGGCCCTGGCCCAGACGAAGAGCATTGCCGGGCCCTGGCTGCGCTACTTTCTGCTTACCGACCCCGCCGGCAGCCTGCGGCAGGTGAAGTGCCCCGTTCTGGCCCTCAACGGCACCAAAGACCTGCAAGTAGCCGCCGACGTACACCTGCCCGCCATTGAGCGGGCCCTGAAAGCCGGCGGCAACCGCAACGTAACCGTGCGCGCCCTGCCCGGCCTGAACCACCTGTTCCAGACCGCCGCCACCGGTTCCGAGAAGGAGTATGCCACCATCGAAGAAACCTTCTCCCCCGCGGCCCTGGAAATTATCGGCACTTGGCTGGCCCAGCACGCCAAGTAG
- a CDS encoding low molecular weight protein tyrosine phosphatase family protein has product MSVVPAGARQLLFICSQNRWRSLTAEHLFDGHATYVARSAGTEPGARVRVTAGHLGWADVVFVMERKHADLLRHKFAEALAGKPLITLRIPDKFQFLDHVLQDLLRERLHEHLPEL; this is encoded by the coding sequence GTGTCTGTAGTCCCTGCCGGCGCCCGCCAGCTCTTGTTTATTTGCAGCCAAAACCGCTGGCGCAGCCTCACGGCCGAGCACCTCTTCGATGGGCACGCCACCTACGTGGCCCGCTCGGCCGGCACCGAGCCCGGCGCCCGGGTGCGCGTCACGGCCGGCCACCTAGGCTGGGCCGATGTGGTGTTTGTGATGGAGCGCAAGCACGCCGACTTGCTGCGCCATAAGTTCGCCGAGGCCCTGGCCGGCAAGCCCCTCATCACCCTGCGCATCCCCGACAAATTCCAGTTCCTCGACCACGTGCTGCAAGACCTGCTGCGCGAACGGCTGCACGAGCACCTGCCGGAGCTATAG
- a CDS encoding type II toxin-antitoxin system VapC family toxin gives MRILLDTHMLLWYQSNNPQLSASASALLLDTNNTLLVSAATWWEMAIKISSHKLAIDLSTSMAAATRRGIDTLPLQPAHFLRVASLAYPDENHRDPFDRLIIAQALTENIPVLTAGDKFDLYVGLQRFS, from the coding sequence ATGCGGATACTACTCGATACCCACATGCTGCTTTGGTATCAAAGCAATAATCCACAACTTTCCGCAAGTGCTTCGGCGTTACTACTCGATACCAACAACACCTTGTTGGTTAGTGCGGCCACGTGGTGGGAAATGGCTATTAAAATCAGTTCTCACAAGCTAGCTATTGATTTGTCAACAAGTATGGCGGCCGCAACCCGCCGCGGCATTGACACCCTTCCGTTGCAACCGGCGCACTTTCTCCGAGTAGCTTCTCTAGCTTATCCCGATGAAAATCACCGCGACCCATTTGACCGACTGATCATCGCCCAAGCGTTGACTGAGAATATTCCCGTGCTGACCGCCGGCGACAAATTTGATTTGTATGTCGGTTTACAACGCTTTTCCTAA
- a CDS encoding type II toxin-antitoxin system VapB family antitoxin, whose translation MVHVQHLLQTLESLPAELQQEVVDFADFLAQRRATGTLSSSGVSKDKLAEQRRQGVGELQGKIWMSDDFNESLEDFKDY comes from the coding sequence ATGGTACACGTACAACACCTTTTGCAAACGCTGGAGTCCTTGCCTGCTGAGCTACAGCAGGAGGTAGTGGATTTCGCTGATTTTCTGGCCCAGCGCCGCGCTACGGGCACATTGAGCAGTAGCGGCGTGTCAAAAGACAAACTGGCGGAGCAGCGTCGTCAGGGCGTGGGCGAATTACAAGGTAAAATATGGATGTCCGATGATTTCAATGAGTCTTTAGAAGATTTCAAGGACTATTGA
- a CDS encoding DUF2062 domain-containing protein: MTQPLVPPPTSPPPASWLRRRVLQPLLDLLKQGLTPHQLALTAALGSAFGLVPMLGVTTLMSTVTAVRLRLNVAAMLLIAHLWSPVQLLLIIPMMRLGARLWGSAGPALTLAKLQHLFSSDWLAALRLLWHALLGALALWAVGSVVLGTLFYFVLRPILSRVMARKLEVRSER; this comes from the coding sequence GTGACCCAGCCCCTCGTACCGCCGCCCACCTCGCCGCCGCCCGCCAGCTGGCTCCGTCGCCGGGTGCTCCAGCCCCTGCTCGACCTGCTGAAGCAGGGCCTCACGCCCCACCAGCTGGCCCTCACGGCGGCCCTGGGCTCGGCCTTCGGGCTGGTGCCGATGCTGGGGGTTACCACGCTGATGAGTACGGTAACGGCCGTGCGGCTGCGGCTTAATGTGGCGGCCATGCTGCTCATTGCCCACCTCTGGAGCCCGGTGCAGCTGCTGCTGATTATTCCGATGATGCGCCTCGGCGCCCGGCTCTGGGGCAGCGCCGGACCGGCCCTCACCCTCGCCAAGCTCCAGCACCTGTTCTCCTCCGACTGGCTGGCCGCCCTGCGCCTGCTCTGGCACGCCTTGCTCGGTGCCTTGGCGCTTTGGGCCGTCGGCAGCGTGGTGCTGGGCACCCTGTTCTACTTCGTGCTCCGCCCCATCCTGAGCCGTGTAATGGCGCGGAAATTAGAGGTGAGAAGTGAGAGGTGA
- a CDS encoding zinc-dependent peptidase, with product MSYLLFALLVVGVGFAFYRYVTRDTRRREAALAEEFPAGWRQILSERVAFYLSLTPGDKQRFEKKVQVFLAGTRITGVQTDVEDTTRLLVAASAIIPVFNLPGWEYSSLSEVLVVPDAWQEPKDPSQEVTPLQGTLLGSVRNFQSANSHYMHLSKASLEQGFRDALDKQNVGIHEFAHLLDQADGVIDGVPAAALPPELRPAWEAVMQREIAAIRAGHSEINDYAGTNEAEFFAVVTEYFFEKPEKLQEHHPELYELLLRAFRQNPKKRFLRWATDPREWLKQLRTRRKFGRNSPCPCGSGKKYKDCHLKMQQQAA from the coding sequence ATGTCTTACTTGCTGTTTGCTTTGCTGGTAGTGGGGGTTGGATTTGCCTTTTACCGCTACGTCACGCGTGATACGCGCCGCCGTGAGGCCGCCTTGGCCGAGGAATTTCCGGCCGGGTGGCGCCAGATTCTTTCCGAGCGCGTGGCCTTTTACTTGTCGCTGACCCCTGGTGACAAGCAGCGGTTCGAAAAGAAAGTGCAGGTGTTTCTGGCCGGCACGCGCATCACCGGCGTGCAAACCGACGTGGAAGATACCACGCGCCTGCTCGTGGCGGCCTCGGCCATTATTCCTGTATTCAACCTGCCCGGTTGGGAATACAGCAGCCTGAGCGAAGTGCTGGTGGTGCCCGATGCCTGGCAGGAACCCAAAGACCCCAGCCAGGAAGTAACGCCCTTGCAAGGCACTCTGCTGGGCAGCGTCCGCAACTTCCAGTCGGCCAACTCCCACTACATGCACCTCTCCAAGGCCTCGCTGGAGCAAGGCTTCCGCGACGCTCTTGATAAGCAGAACGTGGGCATTCACGAGTTTGCCCACCTGCTCGACCAGGCCGATGGGGTAATTGACGGCGTGCCGGCTGCGGCCCTGCCCCCGGAGCTGCGTCCGGCCTGGGAAGCAGTAATGCAGCGCGAAATAGCCGCCATCCGGGCCGGCCACTCCGAAATCAACGACTACGCCGGCACCAACGAAGCCGAGTTTTTTGCCGTCGTGACGGAGTACTTCTTCGAGAAGCCGGAGAAGCTCCAGGAGCACCACCCCGAGCTGTACGAGCTGCTGCTGCGGGCCTTCCGCCAGAACCCTAAGAAACGCTTCCTGCGCTGGGCCACTGACCCGCGCGAGTGGCTTAAGCAGCTGCGCACCCGCCGCAAGTTCGGCCGCAACTCGCCCTGCCCCTGCGGCAGCGGCAAGAAGTACAAGGACTGCCATTTGAAGATGCAACAGCAGGCGGCGTAG
- a CDS encoding c-type cytochrome, which produces MSRLLPTLRHLSALGAAGLLVAAGLSGCFTERKNEGAQLYQTHCASCHGEQGQGLRRLIPPVAGADYVARHRAELPCLIRKGARGPMVVNGIEYNQIMPGHEDLTDSQITNLLNFVQTNWGNHNPPYTIRETSDLLGRCNGSDGQ; this is translated from the coding sequence ATGAGCAGGCTCCTGCCCACGCTGCGGCACCTGAGCGCCCTTGGGGCGGCCGGGCTGCTGGTAGCCGCGGGGCTGAGCGGCTGCTTTACGGAGCGCAAAAACGAAGGCGCCCAGCTCTACCAGACCCACTGCGCCAGCTGCCACGGCGAGCAGGGCCAGGGCTTGCGCCGCCTTATTCCGCCCGTAGCGGGGGCCGACTACGTGGCCCGGCACCGCGCCGAGCTGCCCTGCCTAATTCGGAAAGGCGCGCGGGGGCCGATGGTCGTGAACGGCATTGAGTACAACCAGATTATGCCCGGCCACGAGGACCTGACCGACTCGCAGATTACCAACCTGCTCAACTTCGTGCAAACAAACTGGGGCAACCACAACCCGCCTTACACCATCCGCGAAACCTCCGACCTGCTGGGCCGCTGTAACGGCTCCGACGGGCAATAA
- a CDS encoding DEAD/DEAH box helicase, which yields MTAPTLSFADLGLAPELLRALEELEFTAPTPVQEQVVPMALAGQDVAGQAPTGSGKTGAYGLSVLQHLDLKLDAVQVVVLVPARELALQVRDALKKLGKYLPNLRVAAFYGGHAFREETASLTQAPHVVVATPGRLLDHLERRSIVPNQLKTLILDEADKLLELGFQDELVEIVKRLPRRRQTLLFSATMSDKVVELIRKNLTRPRVVNAGQDTDELPENLLLRGHVGPVEKKPAALYHLLQQPETGRALIFCNTRERCVELTRFLQGRGVAAEVLHGKMPQPERDKALLKLRNGSSQVLVATDVAARGIDVTALDTVVQYDAPDKPEAFQHRAGRTARAGATGTAHILATEKEQAQVKKWPVAAGIQWQPLHAPQLPPAAPKAPRPENVTLHVSAGKKDKVSAHDLVGAFVNVGGVDREQVGRIEVFDYYSYVAVPRQQAAEVVERLLGAKVKGKKVRVSLVE from the coding sequence ATGACTGCACCAACCTTATCATTTGCCGACCTTGGCCTGGCCCCTGAACTTTTACGCGCGCTGGAAGAGCTGGAATTCACCGCTCCCACGCCCGTGCAGGAGCAGGTAGTGCCCATGGCCCTGGCCGGACAGGACGTAGCCGGGCAGGCCCCGACGGGCTCGGGCAAAACTGGCGCCTATGGCCTCTCGGTGCTGCAACACCTGGACCTGAAGCTCGATGCCGTGCAGGTAGTGGTGCTGGTGCCGGCCCGGGAGCTGGCCCTGCAAGTGCGCGACGCCCTCAAAAAGCTGGGCAAATACCTGCCAAATCTGCGCGTAGCGGCCTTTTACGGTGGCCACGCCTTTCGGGAAGAAACTGCCTCGCTCACCCAGGCCCCGCACGTGGTAGTAGCCACGCCCGGCCGCCTGCTCGACCACCTGGAGCGGCGCAGCATCGTGCCCAACCAGCTCAAAACCCTGATTCTGGACGAGGCCGACAAGCTGCTGGAGCTGGGCTTTCAGGATGAGCTGGTGGAGATTGTGAAGCGCCTGCCCCGCCGCCGCCAAACCCTGCTGTTTTCGGCTACGATGTCGGACAAGGTGGTGGAGCTGATTCGCAAGAACCTGACCCGGCCTCGCGTGGTCAACGCCGGCCAGGACACCGACGAGCTGCCCGAAAACCTGCTGCTGCGCGGGCACGTGGGACCGGTCGAGAAAAAGCCCGCCGCCCTCTACCACCTGCTCCAGCAGCCCGAAACTGGCCGCGCCCTCATCTTCTGCAACACCCGTGAGCGGTGCGTGGAGCTGACGCGCTTCTTGCAGGGACGCGGCGTAGCGGCCGAAGTGCTCCACGGCAAAATGCCCCAGCCGGAGCGCGACAAAGCCCTGCTCAAGCTTCGCAACGGCTCCAGCCAGGTGCTGGTAGCCACCGACGTAGCCGCCCGCGGCATCGACGTAACGGCCCTCGACACGGTGGTGCAGTACGACGCCCCCGACAAGCCCGAGGCCTTTCAGCACCGCGCCGGCCGCACGGCCCGGGCCGGCGCCACGGGCACGGCCCATATTCTGGCAACTGAGAAAGAACAAGCCCAGGTGAAGAAATGGCCCGTGGCCGCAGGCATCCAGTGGCAGCCCCTGCACGCACCTCAGCTGCCGCCCGCCGCCCCCAAAGCCCCCCGCCCCGAAAACGTGACCCTGCATGTATCGGCCGGCAAGAAGGATAAAGTCAGCGCCCACGACCTGGTGGGCGCCTTTGTCAACGTGGGCGGCGTGGACCGGGAGCAGGTGGGCCGCATCGAGGTGTTTGACTATTATAGCTACGTGGCCGTACCCCGCCAGCAGGCCGCTGAAGTGGTGGAGCGTTTGCTCGGCGCCAAGGTCAAAGGCAAGAAAGTCCGCGTGTCGCTGGTAGAATAG
- a CDS encoding YihY/virulence factor BrkB family protein, whose protein sequence is MTKVREPGHLRRTFWTDFLILLRRAGRELAANDPLRLGAATAFFTTFALPPILIILVQLLGSLYSASAVQGLLLTKLAHLLGAPAAGLVEQILRNVADVQRNRLVTWLGFGFLLFVATTLFGVIQNSLNQLWQVRPRRSSHGRLGKLLKARTRSLGVLLATGLLSLVAFLSDAALVFLADYLRTLGFDATFGYVLFQVVNQLASLLILAAWFGVTFRNLSSAHVPGRAVLRGALLTAVLIDLGETALGYLLVPRNLGPIYGPASSMVLVLLFVFYSSMIFYFGACFTKAYAHHVGLDIRPKPSAVRYKLVDVGE, encoded by the coding sequence ATGACAAAAGTACGTGAGCCCGGCCACCTCCGGCGCACCTTCTGGACCGATTTTCTGATTCTGCTGCGCCGGGCGGGCCGGGAGCTGGCCGCCAACGACCCGCTGCGCCTGGGCGCGGCCACGGCTTTCTTTACCACGTTTGCCCTGCCGCCCATTCTTATTATTCTCGTGCAGCTGCTGGGCTCCCTATATTCGGCTTCGGCGGTGCAGGGGCTGCTGCTCACCAAGCTGGCCCACCTGCTGGGCGCTCCGGCCGCCGGGCTGGTCGAGCAGATTCTGCGCAACGTGGCCGACGTGCAGCGCAACCGCCTGGTAACGTGGCTGGGCTTTGGGTTTCTCCTCTTCGTTGCCACCACCCTGTTTGGCGTCATTCAAAACTCCCTGAACCAGCTCTGGCAGGTGCGGCCCCGGCGCAGCTCCCACGGCCGCCTCGGCAAGCTGCTGAAAGCCCGGACCCGCTCCCTGGGCGTACTGCTGGCCACGGGCTTGTTGTCGTTGGTTGCGTTTCTGTCGGATGCGGCCCTGGTCTTTCTGGCCGATTACCTGCGCACCCTGGGCTTCGACGCTACGTTTGGCTACGTGTTGTTTCAGGTGGTCAACCAGCTGGCGTCGCTGCTGATTCTGGCGGCGTGGTTTGGTGTCACGTTCCGCAACCTGAGCAGCGCCCACGTGCCGGGGCGGGCCGTGCTGCGGGGCGCCCTGCTCACGGCCGTGCTCATCGACCTGGGCGAAACGGCCCTGGGCTACCTGCTGGTGCCCCGCAACCTGGGCCCCATCTACGGCCCCGCGTCCAGCATGGTGCTGGTGCTGCTGTTCGTGTTCTATTCGTCGATGATTTTCTACTTCGGCGCCTGCTTCACCAAGGCCTACGCCCACCACGTCGGCCTCGACATCCGCCCCAAGCCCTCCGCCGTGCGGTATAAGCTGGTGGATGTGGGGGAATGA
- a CDS encoding LytR/AlgR family response regulator transcription factor: protein MLSLLLRNGTTTHRVNLADILWLEAYGNYVKVHPAAGRVVVPDTLRRLPQELPAAYFVRVHKSFVVPLRRVERLESSRLTVAGQVRPLGAAFRQDFLRRWR, encoded by the coding sequence GTGCTGTCACTGCTGCTGCGCAACGGAACCACCACGCACCGCGTCAATTTGGCCGATATTCTTTGGCTGGAGGCCTACGGCAACTACGTGAAGGTGCACCCCGCCGCCGGCCGCGTGGTGGTGCCCGACACCCTGCGCCGCCTGCCTCAGGAGCTGCCCGCCGCCTACTTCGTGCGGGTGCACAAATCCTTCGTGGTGCCCCTGCGCCGGGTGGAGCGCCTGGAAAGCAGCCGGCTCACGGTGGCCGGGCAGGTGCGGCCCCTGGGTGCGGCCTTCCGCCAGGACTTTCTGCGGCGCTGGCGTTAA
- a CDS encoding SCO family protein: MSFNLRFSWGRAAVAGLLAFGSLLPTACTDANQAKVAERLPIQGLKRSAPTSPADTLPDPVPAFRLTNQDGQVITNQTFAGKVYVTDFFFASCPSICPKMQSEMLRVYEQFKGNPNVLFLSHTIDPAHDSIPVLKDYAQRLGIRDASRWHFATAPHDTVFALARAYMTAAQKDSTVAGGFAHSGAFALVDSRRRIRGVYDGMEKDQVDQLIRDLPILLKEEAETRQTAAR, encoded by the coding sequence ATGTCTTTCAATTTGCGTTTTTCCTGGGGCCGCGCCGCCGTGGCGGGCCTACTGGCTTTTGGCAGTCTGCTGCCAACCGCCTGCACCGATGCTAACCAAGCGAAAGTGGCGGAGCGCCTGCCCATTCAGGGCCTGAAGCGCTCCGCTCCCACTTCCCCGGCCGATACACTGCCCGACCCCGTGCCGGCCTTTCGCCTCACCAACCAGGACGGCCAGGTGATTACCAACCAAACCTTCGCCGGCAAGGTCTACGTCACCGACTTCTTTTTCGCCTCCTGCCCCAGCATCTGCCCCAAGATGCAAAGCGAAATGCTGCGCGTGTACGAGCAGTTCAAGGGCAACCCCAACGTGCTGTTCCTGAGCCACACCATCGACCCGGCCCACGACTCCATTCCGGTGCTGAAGGATTACGCCCAGCGTCTGGGCATCCGGGACGCCTCGCGCTGGCACTTCGCCACCGCCCCCCACGACACGGTGTTTGCCCTGGCCCGCGCCTATATGACTGCCGCCCAGAAAGATTCCACCGTGGCCGGCGGCTTCGCGCACAGCGGCGCCTTCGCCCTGGTCGATTCGCGGCGGCGCATCCGGGGCGTGTACGATGGCATGGAGAAAGACCAGGTTGACCAGCTCATCCGCGACCTGCCCATCCTGCTCAAAGAAGAAGCCGAAACCCGGCAAACGGCCGCCCGATGA